One window of the Zea mays cultivar B73 chromosome 3, Zm-B73-REFERENCE-NAM-5.0, whole genome shotgun sequence genome contains the following:
- the LOC103652266 gene encoding F-box protein At3g54460 isoform X1: MAAAGERRKLCGYLRAVVSIPGGDVAAAASILPLSPCTLSACGAVALAPLPDDVRAQPRWPRSRAPGVVRLLRTLVANRCVEVEGTLLRVVTRRRPGEGEGDGAAVEARAVVLLDVYIPVAAWSGWQFPRSRSAAAAVFKHVRCNWDARKALLDFDWASHDNTHCDDQSVWRCTDCHVLDCEDHKIASISNKEKSFDLHEIFKTLPGVRMEKNMQVARITPDERALELGIWSVPDDVLHKVLILLKPRDLVRVAATCHHLRTLAATVMPCMKLKLFPHQEAAVEWMLKREQNVHVLAHPLYKDFCTEDGFPFYINVISAEISTGDAPTINDFCGGLFCDEPGLGKTVTTLSLILKTHGTMAYPPQGVDVSWCMHKPDKKCGYYELSPSFSSNRNSSSVSKKLLGEDVIADCPSPDDSVCSTRSSRKRGRLLSPDPTKVMLHAAIENSPSSSNSKVQPMPAMHILKFTKNSRQVRKNPMDAYSDVSVGNKRKIDTTSEVSETWVQCDACRKWRRVSDGTVLDSTTVWFCTMNPDPTRQKCTAPEESWDFKRKITYLPGFYKKNSLPGNEENVSFFTNILKDYVTMINSETKKALLWLAKLSPTKLLEMEFVGLTRPVLDTRATTGKGAHPYYKIFQAFGLVRKIEKGMTRWYYPSMLDDLAFDSAALGAALENPLDSTRFYLSTATLIVVPANLIDHWTTQIQRHVSSDTLNVFVWGDHKKPSAHNLAWDYDIVITTFSRLSAEWGPQKRSPLKQIHWFRVILDEGHTLGSSLALTNKLQMAVALVASNRWILTGTPTPNTPTSQVAHLHLMLKFLHDETYGQNYQSWDSGIHRPFEAQMEEGRVRLVQLLQRTMISARKADLKTIPPCIKKITFLDFNEGHAKSYNELVVTIRRNILMADWNDPSHVESLLNPKQWKFRAATLKNVRLSCCVAGHIKVAEAGQDIQETMDELVQQGLDPSSDEYQLIRYSLLNGASCFRCSVWCRLPVITPCRHLLCLDCVALDSEKCTLPGCGYHYEMQSPETRARPENPNPKWPVPKDLIELQPSYKQDDWDPDWQSTSSSKVAYMIEKLRSLREAHMNHGNNITNSVGHSNTLSYQPQAMLDKVIIFSQFLEHIHVIEQQLTIAGIIYSGMYSPMPLASKRSALTKFQEDPTCMALVMDGTAALGLDLSFVTRVFLMEPIWDRSMEEQVISRAHRMGATRPIHVETLAMRGTIEEQMLKLLQDSNACRKIVDKRTGSTDNEGGRSHRSLHDFAESSYLAQLSSV; the protein is encoded by the exons ATGGCCGCCGCGGGGGAGCGCCGCAAGCTTTGTGGCTACCTACGCGCCGTGGTGTCCATCCCCGGCGGGGACGTCGCGGCGGCGGCGTCTATCCTTCCGCTGTCCCCGTGCACGCTCTCCGCGTGCGGGGCCGTGGCCCTTGCGCCGCTCCCCGACGACGTGCGGGCCCAGCCGCGGTGGCCCAGGTCGCGCGCCCCCGGCGTCGTGCGCCTGCTCAGGACGCTCGTGGCGAACCGCTGCGTGGAGGTGGAGGGTACGCTTCTCCGGGTCGTGACCAGGAGGAGGCCTGGGGAAGGGGAAGGGGACGGCGCCGCGGTGGAGGCCAGGGCCGTCGTGCTGCTCGACGTCTACATACCCGTCGCCGCGTGGTCCGGTTGGCAGTTCCCGCGCTCGCgctctgctgccgccgccgtcttcAAGCATGTTAG GTGCAACTGGGATGCTAGGAAAGCGTTGCTTGATTTTGATTGGGCTTCTCATGACAATACACACTGTGATGACCAATCCGTTTGGAGATGCACTGATTGTCACGTGCTTGATTGCGAGGACCATAAGATAGCATCGATATCAAATAAAGAAAAGTCATTTGACCTGCACGAAATCTTCAAGACACTCCCTGGTGTTAGGATGGAGAAGAACATGCAGGTAGCAAGAATAACACCAGACGAAAGAGCACTGGAACTGGGTATTTGGTCCGTCCCTGATGATGTATTGCATAAAGTACTAATTCTACTCAAACCCAGAGATTTGGTAAGAGTGGCAGCAACTTGTCATCATCTAAGGACTCTTGCTGCCACTGTTATGCCTTGCATGAAGCTTAAGCTCTTCCCCCATCAAGAGGCTGCTGTTGAATGGATGTTGAAGCGAGAGCAGAACGTGCATGTCCTAGCACATCCTTTGTACAAGGATTTCTGCACTGAGGATGGTTTCCCATTCTACATAAATGTTATCTCTGCTGAAATATCTACCGGTGATGCTCCAACAATAAATGATTTCTGTGGAGGTCTGTTTTGTGATGAACCTGGCCTAGGGAAGACAGTAACCACACTATCTCTGATTCTGAAAACCCACGGAACAATGGCGTACCCTCCACAAGGGGTAGATGTGAGTTGGTGCATGCATAAGCCTGATAAAAAATGCGGTTACTATGAATTAAGTCCCAGCTTTTCTTCTAATAGAAACAGCTCGTCTGTGTCAAAAAAGCTTTTGGGAGAGGATGTGATAGCAGATTGTCCAAGTCCAGATGATTCTGTCTGCAGTACCAGATCTTCAAGAAAGAGAGGTAGGTTACTGAGCCCTGATCCAACCAAGGTAATGTTGCATGCTGCGATTGAGAATTCCCCATCATCATCAAACAGCAAAGTGCAACCAATGCCAGCTATGCATATACTGAAGTTCACTAAAAACTCGAGACAAGTTAGGAAAAACCCCATGGATGCATACAGCGACGTTTCAGTTGGCAATAAAAGGAAGATTGACACCACCTCTGAGGTAAGTGAGACCTGGGTTCAGTGTGATGCTTGTAGAAAGTGGCGAAGGGTATCTGATGGAACAGTTCTTGATTCTACCACAGTGTGGTTTTGCACTATGAACCCTGATCCTACACGACAGAAATGCACTGCCCCAGAGGAATCCTGGGATTTTAAGAGAAAGATAACCTATTTGCCAGGATTTTACAAGAAAAATTCTTTGCCTGGAAATGAGGAAAACGTATCATTTTTCACAAACATATTGAAAGATTATGTTACTATGATCAATTCAGAAACCAAGAAGGCTTTGTTATGGTTAGCAAAACTTTCTCCTACAAAACTTCTTGAGATGGAGTTTGTTGGTTTGACTCGCCCAGTTCTAGATACACGTGCAACTACAGGCAAGGGTGCCCATCCATATTACAAGATATTCCAAGCATTTGGCCTTgtgagaaagattgagaaaggtaTGACTCGCTGGTACTATCCCTCTATGCTTGATGATTTAGCTTTTGATTCAGCTGCACTTGGAGCTGCTCTTGAAAACCCACTGGATTCAACTAGATTTTATTTATCTACAGCCACCTTGATAGTGGTGCCTGCTAACCTAATTGATCACTGGACAACACAGATACAACGCCATGTGTCCTCGGATACCCTTAATGTCTTTGTGTGGGGAGACCACAAGAAGCCATCTGCTCACAACCTTGCTTGGGACTATGACATTGTCATAACCACATTCAGCAGGCTAAGTGCAGAATGGGGTCCACAGAAGAGAAGTCCACTAAAGCAGATCCATTGGTTCAGGGTTATACTGGATGAAGGGCATACACTAGGTTCCAGCCTTGCCCTGACAAACAAGTTACAGATGGCTGTCGCTTTGGTTGCATCAAATAGGTGGATATTAACTGGTACACCTACACCAAACACACCAACTAGTCAGGTTGCTCATCTTCACCTCATGCTTAAGTTTCTTCATGATGAAACTTATGGTCAGAATTACCAGTCATGGGACTCTGGGATCCATAGGCCTTTTGAGGCGCAAATGGAAGAGGGGCGTGTTCGTCTTGTGCAGCTGCTTCAGAGAACAATGATCAGTGCAAGAAAAGCGGATCTGAAAACTATTCCTCCTTGCATAAAGAAGATAACCTTCCTAGACTTCAATGAGGGGCATGCAAAAAGTTACAATGAACTGGTGGTTACTATACGCCGAAATATACTGATGGCGGATTGGAATGACCCTTCTCATGTAGAATCCCTTCTTAACCCCAAGCAGTGGAAATTTCGTGCTGCTACTTTGAAGAATGTCCGTTTGTCTTGCTGTGTTGCCGGGCATATCAAAGTAGCTGAGGCAGGTCAGGATATACAGGAAACAATGGATGAATTGGTGCAACAGGGCCTTGATCCTTCTTCAGATGAATATCAGTTGATAAGATATTCTCTTTTAAACGGTGCCAGTTGTTTCAG GTGTAGCGTTTGGTGTCGCTTGCCTGTGATCACACCCTGTCGACATCTTTTGTGCCTTGACTGTGTAGCTCTTGATAGTGAAAAATGCACATTACCAGGTTGTGGATATCATTATGAGATGCAGTCTCCTGAGACTCGTGCAAGGCCAGAAAATCCAAACCCAAAGTGGCCAGTGCCTAAGGATCTAATTGAATTGCAACCTTCATATAAGCAG gatgattgggatCCCGATTGGCAATCAACATCTAGCAGCAAAGTTGCTTACATGATTGAGAAGCTAAGAAGTCTGCGAGAAGCACACATGAATCATGGGAATAACATAACCAACAGTGTTGGTCATTCTAATACACTATCTTATCAACCACAGGCAATGCTGGACAAAGTTATAATTTTTTCTCAGTTTCTAGAGCATATTCACGTGATTGAACAGCAG CTGACTATTGCTGGAATAATATATTCGGGAATGTATAGTCCAATGCCTCTAGCTAGTAAG